A genomic segment from Barrientosiimonas humi encodes:
- a CDS encoding excisionase family DNA-binding protein translates to MPQSISRRWLTQAEAAEQLGVTDRTIRKFIATGRLTGYRLGARAVRVDAGELETLLSPIPTGGSSPPPGRSPAAGGKSTSRRRPNRTEPPERAPRSGGAVGGDAA, encoded by the coding sequence ATGCCTCAATCGATTTCTCGTCGTTGGCTCACCCAGGCTGAGGCTGCTGAGCAGCTGGGGGTCACCGACCGTACGATCCGCAAGTTCATCGCGACCGGTCGACTCACCGGTTACAGGCTCGGCGCGAGAGCGGTTCGCGTCGACGCTGGCGAGCTCGAGACCCTGCTCTCCCCCATTCCCACCGGCGGTTCATCACCGCCGCCAGGGCGGTCACCCGCAGCTGGTGGCAAGAGCACCAGCCGGCGCCGACCGAATCGAACCGAGCCGCCCGAGAGGGCACCGCGTAGCGGCGGAGCTGTCGGCGGTGACGCGGCGTGA
- a CDS encoding phage major capsid protein, protein MLTTSNANAIVPDTRGQLLIQSVAEKSIAAQVATVVNIATHDFRLPRVTKDPTAAWTAEGEEIVPSDMTIDEVASTPSKVAGLSIITRELANDSSPAATEAIGQGLAREIARQVDRAFFGDLPAPAPKGLYSVAGKSTVATSSGYTNIDPFIEALTMAEVVGAKLTAFVTSPLTALALAKLKKGTSSNEPLLAADPSVPTGRVIQGVPLFVTPFIEDGSVWGIPKDHAFLLIRENAKIETDGSVFFTSDRVAVKGTMRVGTLFPHEAAIVHVPAAQPAG, encoded by the coding sequence ATGCTGACCACCAGCAACGCCAACGCGATCGTCCCCGACACCCGGGGCCAGCTACTCATCCAGTCCGTCGCCGAGAAGTCCATCGCGGCCCAGGTCGCCACCGTCGTCAACATCGCCACCCACGACTTCCGCCTCCCCCGGGTCACCAAGGACCCCACCGCCGCATGGACGGCCGAGGGCGAGGAGATCGTGCCCAGCGACATGACCATCGACGAGGTGGCCTCCACCCCGAGCAAGGTCGCCGGCCTGTCCATCATCACCCGGGAGCTGGCCAACGACTCCAGCCCCGCCGCCACCGAGGCGATCGGCCAGGGCCTCGCCCGCGAGATCGCCCGCCAGGTCGACCGGGCCTTCTTCGGAGATCTGCCCGCGCCGGCACCCAAGGGCCTGTACTCCGTGGCAGGGAAGTCCACCGTCGCGACCAGCAGCGGCTACACCAACATCGACCCGTTCATCGAGGCGCTGACCATGGCCGAGGTCGTCGGCGCGAAGCTCACAGCGTTCGTCACCAGCCCGCTGACCGCTCTCGCGCTGGCCAAGCTGAAGAAGGGCACCAGCTCCAACGAGCCGCTGCTCGCAGCCGACCCGTCAGTTCCGACCGGGCGCGTGATCCAGGGTGTCCCGCTGTTCGTGACCCCGTTCATCGAGGACGGTTCCGTTTGGGGTATCCCGAAGGACCACGCGTTCCTGCTGATCCGCGAGAACGCCAAGATCGAGACCGACGGCAGCGTCTTCTTCACCAGCGATCGCGTCGCGGTCAAGGGCACCATGCGCGTCGGCACCCTGTTCCCGCACGAGGCGGCCATCGTGCACGTCCCGGCCGCGCAGCCCGCGGGCTGA
- a CDS encoding ArsR family transcriptional regulator: MLEHYDGPVPPPDAPANLAEVHEVFRKWLGQDYDTDALDAVLAVCAVERMSGDPLWLLLVSGSGNAKTETVQALSGAGALPISTISGEAGLLSATPKKDRTEGATGGLLREIGSSGVLVVKDMTSILSMNRDRRDEVLGALREVYDGAWSRPVGADGGRRLTWSGRIGLAGAVTTAWDSAHAVIARCGDRFVLVRVDSHQGRQAAGRQAIRNTGSEEQMRGELAEAVTAVITQLDPDVPPATEAEIEVLLAAADLVTLARTAVEYDYRGDVVNAHAPEAPTRFAKQLGQVMRGAAALGLDRAAALALAIRCARDSMPPLRLAIVDDLAEHPDSTTAEVRKRLAKPRATVDRQLQALHMLGVLACDEEEIEWAGKPATRWHYRLAEGIDPSALQISARNDQPSTRAHQEEERETPRPGLDVLGTDSTGTCGLCSRPITGPKAAPFEPACLGCGRPASADREEATP, from the coding sequence ATGCTTGAGCACTACGACGGCCCGGTGCCGCCGCCGGACGCGCCGGCCAACCTGGCCGAGGTGCACGAGGTGTTCCGCAAGTGGCTGGGCCAGGACTACGACACCGACGCGCTCGACGCGGTGCTCGCGGTCTGCGCGGTCGAGCGGATGAGCGGCGACCCGTTGTGGCTGCTCCTGGTCAGCGGCTCCGGCAACGCGAAAACCGAGACGGTGCAGGCGCTCTCGGGCGCCGGCGCGCTACCGATCAGCACCATCAGCGGTGAGGCCGGGCTGCTGTCCGCGACCCCGAAGAAGGACCGCACCGAGGGCGCGACCGGAGGGCTGTTGCGCGAGATCGGCTCCTCCGGCGTGCTCGTCGTCAAGGACATGACCTCGATCCTGAGCATGAACCGGGACCGCCGGGACGAGGTGCTCGGTGCCCTGCGCGAGGTCTACGACGGCGCGTGGTCCCGCCCGGTCGGAGCCGACGGTGGGCGGCGGCTCACCTGGTCCGGGCGAATCGGCCTGGCCGGCGCGGTCACGACCGCCTGGGACAGTGCGCACGCCGTCATCGCCCGGTGCGGTGACCGGTTCGTGCTGGTCCGGGTCGACAGTCACCAGGGACGGCAGGCCGCTGGGCGACAGGCGATCCGCAACACCGGCAGCGAGGAGCAGATGCGCGGCGAGCTGGCTGAGGCGGTGACCGCGGTGATCACCCAGCTCGACCCGGACGTGCCACCAGCGACCGAGGCCGAGATCGAGGTGCTGCTCGCCGCCGCGGACCTGGTGACGCTGGCCCGGACCGCGGTCGAGTACGACTACCGCGGTGACGTGGTGAACGCGCACGCCCCGGAGGCACCGACCCGGTTCGCCAAGCAGCTCGGGCAGGTGATGCGCGGCGCTGCCGCGCTGGGCCTGGACCGGGCGGCCGCGCTCGCGCTGGCGATCCGTTGCGCCCGGGACTCGATGCCGCCGCTGCGGCTCGCGATCGTCGACGACCTCGCCGAGCACCCCGACTCCACCACGGCCGAGGTGCGCAAGCGGCTGGCCAAGCCGCGCGCGACCGTCGACCGGCAGCTGCAGGCGTTGCACATGCTCGGCGTGCTCGCCTGCGACGAGGAGGAGATCGAGTGGGCCGGGAAGCCGGCGACGAGGTGGCACTACCGGCTCGCCGAAGGCATCGACCCGTCGGCCCTACAGATCAGTGCCAGAAATGACCAACCAAGCACACGTGCACACCAAGAAGAGGAGAGGGAGACCCCTCGCCCAGGTTTGGACGTTCTTGGCACTGATTCGACCGGCACGTGCGGTCTCTGCTCCCGCCCCATCACCGGCCCCAAGGCCGCCCCGTTCGAACCGGCCTGCCTCGGATGCGGCCGGCCAGCCAGCGCCGACCGAGAGGAAGCAACCCCATGA
- a CDS encoding DUF6907 domain-containing protein: MTTTHPPTLYVGSCATCGWKTEPARYVEAGDLTEQHSDICPEASTEVWPMNPTDPSDLLDSHDGRVRAYPPRFVCPGWCTTPHEQHVADLRDMEGQVVHHGVLDKDQETEIWLCEATWPAGETTGVAPTLTVVGGDVQELTAAEARTLAGALLRAAESLESGQQPEVAR, translated from the coding sequence ATGACCACCACCCACCCCCCGACCCTGTACGTCGGCAGCTGCGCGACGTGCGGCTGGAAGACCGAACCAGCGCGCTACGTCGAGGCCGGCGACCTGACCGAGCAGCACTCGGATATCTGCCCGGAGGCCAGTACCGAGGTCTGGCCGATGAATCCAACAGATCCGTCGGATCTGTTGGATTCGCACGACGGCCGCGTGCGGGCGTACCCGCCGAGGTTCGTCTGCCCCGGCTGGTGCACGACGCCGCACGAGCAGCACGTCGCGGACCTGCGCGACATGGAGGGGCAGGTCGTGCACCACGGCGTGCTCGACAAGGACCAGGAGACCGAGATCTGGCTCTGCGAGGCGACCTGGCCCGCCGGTGAGACCACCGGCGTCGCCCCGACCCTGACTGTGGTCGGCGGCGACGTACAGGAGCTGACGGCCGCGGAGGCGCGGACGCTCGCCGGGGCGCTGCTGCGGGCCGCCGAGTCGTTGGAGAGCGGTCAGCAGCCGGAGGTGGCCCGATGA